From the bacterium genome, the window ACACCTCGCCGCCTTCGAAGTAGACCTTCTCTTGGAAGCCGCTAAGCGTCGAGCAGCGTTCGCGGTCGGTCTTGAACTGCGCCTCCTTCCCATCAGTTAGCTTCGAGCCCAGCTTGCACGCTGGTTCTTGGATTGTCCGGCGCACTCCAACGAGGCCTGCTACTGCTATGAGCGCCACTAGTGAGACGACTACGACGTAGTCGAGGAGTGTTGCCCCGCGTTCTCTCGAAAAAGCCACGAGTATACGGTCGGCGGGGGACAGTAGGAGCTAGAGGCTTAGCGCCACGAACTCGAACACCTGTTCTGGAGCCTTCCCCTTGAACGAAACCCCGGGTTCGCCTCGAGCTCTCGTCGTCCGTCAGCCATCGGGTCTCACCTGAGAGGGCGGAGCCCGGGCCCGATGGATGATGGTCGTCGAGAGCTAACCCCCGAGCTCTCAGAGTCCCAATGCAGGAGGGGCATCTTGTGCCTTGTCAAAGATTGCTCATCATTGACATACCTTCGAGAGTCGGGATACAAACCTAGGACTATGAATGTGAGTCTGACTCCGGAGCTCGAGGAGCTCGTCCAGGGAAAGGTCGCTAGCGGCCTGTACAACTCGAACAGCGAAGTGGTTAGAGAGGCTCTTCGGCTAATGGCGAAGCGAGACGCCGAGGAAAACCCAGTCGCACACAGACCTCGAAAGGGGATTGCGAAGGCGGTCCGAAGCAGAAAAACTCGTAGCGGAAAGAGCGGGCGTGCCCGTTAGCAACGCGATTGGAATGCGGATGACTAAGAGAACCAGCCTAGTTGGAAACGGGAGTTAGGGGGGCGCGATGGCTCAGGGTCGACTCCTACGTCAGCTTATCCGAGCGGGTGCCGAAACGGGCGGGGAAGAGTTTCGAGTTGTCGCTGAGAAGGTCATCGAGCAAGAACGACTGAAGAAGCACCACCTCCTAGCCAATGACCTAGAGAGAATTCTCTATGGAACGAGCGCAAATGGCGGAGGAGAGAAATCACTAAGCAGAGCGCTGCCGCCTATCCCCGTCGACGCAGAACGAAAGCTGCCGCTCATGGAGACTCAGGAGCCGGTTCGAAGCTTCGAGGACCTGGTGCTAAGCGCCGAGAATCAGTCGGTGCTTGAGCAGACGATTCTCGAGCAAGGAAGGCGCGACGTACTCGGGTCATGGGGTCTTAGGCCGAACAGTCGACTGCTCTTCTGCGGACCCCCAGGGTGTGGAAAGACACTTGCCGCCGAGGTGCTTGCTGCGGAGCTGGGCCTAGCTTTGGTTGTCATCCGGTTCGACGCCGTGGTCTCGTCATTCCTGGGGGCAACCGCTGCCAATCTGCGGAAGGTATTCGACTTTCTGGAACAAGCTCGCTGTGTAGCGCTATTCGACGAGTTCGATGCCATCGCGAAGGAACGAGAGGACGCTACTGAGCACGGAGAACTTCGGCGCGTGGTGAGCGCGTTCCTGCAGATGCTAGACCACTATCGTGGTAGCAGTGTTCTTGTTGCAGCTTCGAATCATGAGGGGATGCTAGACCGGGCGCTTTGGCGACGGTTTGATGAAGTAGTGTTCTTCGAAACGCCCGACGAGGAAGGCGTGAAGCGAATACTGGAGGTGAAGCTTCGCGGGGTCCGAAGAGATTTCGAAGTAGAAGGCGGAGCGCTGGTCGATGCGCTTCTTGGACTATCAGGAGCTGATATCGAACGCGTGCTCATCCGAGCGATAAAGGACATGGCGCTTAGTGGCCGGGAGTTTGTAGGGACCGCACACATCATGGCGGCGCTCGCGCGCGAGCGCAGGCGTCGTGAACTGTCCGAGAGACCGACTGGCTAACTGAGCGACCGTGGCCGAGAGACACCAGCATTTAGAGCTTCTTAGAGCTGAGCCTCAAAACGAGCGAAGGCGGGGAGGCGGATTCGGCGGGCCCGTGCCTCCTAACGCGGGGAAGTTCGCGAAGGACCTGGACGAGGAGCTAGCCGAGCACGAGGAACCGCCAGAGGACGAAGTCCCGGGGTTTGACCCGAGGCGTCTTCTAAAACTCACGGTAGTAGCTGACGCTCCGCTCGGAGACATTCCGGGGCTCTCGGTGGTTAGCCAGGAGGGGAGCGACGTCATTGTGCTCCTCGCCAGTGAAGCGGGCCTAACAGAGTTCCGTAGTCGACTTCAGGCGGTGGCGGAGGGCAGGGCTGCGACTCGCAAAGAGCTGCTCTTTGCGGTGCAAGCGTTTGCCGAGGTGACGCCAGCCGATAGAACAGGACCGGCGCTTGTTGCGGAGGGAACGCCGACAGGCGCACGGTTTCGTGTCGACGTCGAACTCTGGCCGCTCGAGCTCTCTAACGAGCGCGACTTGATGCTGAGAAACTTCGCGAGTGACTGCGCTGGAATGAACGCGACGATTCTGGACAAGGTCGATAATCACGCGATTCTGCTCCAGCGGGTCGAAACGAACTCAGCCGGGCTGAGTCTATTGCTCCGGATGCGCGACGTTCGTCTTGTGGACCTCCCTCCTCGGTATCAGCTCGACTTCGAACTACTCGCATCGGATGTGTCAGAGCTGGGTGAAATCGAATCGCCGCCTGAGGATGCACCGGGTGTCGTGGTTCTCGACTCGGGTCTGGCGACGAATCATCCGATTCTTGCCCAGGCGGTGGGGGACGCTCAAGGGTTTACCAGCGAAACGGATACGGGAGCAGACAGCAGTGGTCATGGAACGCTCGTTGCGGGGCTAGCGCTCTACGGCGACGTAGAGGCGTGTGCCGAAGCCGGTGCGTTCACGCCAGAGCTACGACTGTTTAGCGGCAGAATCGCCGACTCGACGGGCGAAGAGGCGAGTGAGTTTCTGGAGAACAGAATCGAGCGCGCCGTGAAGTACTTCAAAGAGGCGTACGGGTGCAGGGTCTTCAACCTCTCGTTTGGTGACAGTCGCCGCGTATACGCCGGTGGTCACGTAGGTCGACTCGCTGCGACGATTGACACGCTCTCCCGCGAGCATCAAGTGCTCTTTGTGGTTTCGGCGGGGAACTTCCGCGGAACCGAGGCGGGTCCGGCTGATTGGCGAGAGGAATTCCCAGGCTACCTGCTTGAGCCTGCGGGTCGGCTAATCGACCCCGCGCCGGCTCTAAACGCAATAACAGTGGGCAGCATTGCGCGGCACGAAGGTTCGCGAATGGCGATTCGGTACACAGAAGACCCGGCGTACCAACCTGTCGCGCGACGCGATGAGCCGTCGCCCTTCACGAGAGCCGGGCCGGGTCCGGTAGAGGCGATAAAGCCTGAGCTTGTCGAGTACGGCGGAAATGCGTTCGTAGACGTCCGAGGCGGCCGGGACTTGTCGCCCGGTCGTGAGCTCGGCGTGATGAGCGCCAGCGCTAGCTTTGCGGGCGGAAACCTCTTTGCCGTGGACAGGGGAACGAGCTACGCGGCACCGAGGGTGGCGCACTTAGCGGCGATGATTCTGAAGGAGCACCCCGAGGCATCTCCGGATTTGCTTCGCGCTCTTCTGGTTGCACATGCGGAAGTGCCAGATGCGGCGAAGCTCGCTCTTTCCGAGGAC encodes:
- a CDS encoding type II toxin-antitoxin system ParD family antitoxin, translating into MNVSLTPELEELVQGKVASGLYNSNSEVVREALRLMAKRDAEENPVAHRPRKGIAKAVRSRKTRSGKSGRAR
- a CDS encoding ATP-binding protein; this translates as MAQGRLLRQLIRAGAETGGEEFRVVAEKVIEQERLKKHHLLANDLERILYGTSANGGGEKSLSRALPPIPVDAERKLPLMETQEPVRSFEDLVLSAENQSVLEQTILEQGRRDVLGSWGLRPNSRLLFCGPPGCGKTLAAEVLAAELGLALVVIRFDAVVSSFLGATAANLRKVFDFLEQARCVALFDEFDAIAKEREDATEHGELRRVVSAFLQMLDHYRGSSVLVAASNHEGMLDRALWRRFDEVVFFETPDEEGVKRILEVKLRGVRRDFEVEGGALVDALLGLSGADIERVLIRAIKDMALSGREFVGTAHIMAALARERRRRELSERPTG
- a CDS encoding S8 family peptidase; translation: MAERHQHLELLRAEPQNERRRGGGFGGPVPPNAGKFAKDLDEELAEHEEPPEDEVPGFDPRRLLKLTVVADAPLGDIPGLSVVSQEGSDVIVLLASEAGLTEFRSRLQAVAEGRAATRKELLFAVQAFAEVTPADRTGPALVAEGTPTGARFRVDVELWPLELSNERDLMLRNFASDCAGMNATILDKVDNHAILLQRVETNSAGLSLLLRMRDVRLVDLPPRYQLDFELLASDVSELGEIESPPEDAPGVVVLDSGLATNHPILAQAVGDAQGFTSETDTGADSSGHGTLVAGLALYGDVEACAEAGAFTPELRLFSGRIADSTGEEASEFLENRIERAVKYFKEAYGCRVFNLSFGDSRRVYAGGHVGRLAATIDTLSREHQVLFVVSAGNFRGTEAGPADWREEFPGYLLEPAGRLIDPAPALNAITVGSIARHEGSRMAIRYTEDPAYQPVARRDEPSPFTRAGPGPVEAIKPELVEYGGNAFVDVRGGRDLSPGRELGVMSASASFAGGNLFAVDRGTSYAAPRVAHLAAMILKEHPEASPDLLRALLVAHAEVPDAAKLALSEDPAKVLRLLGYGLPTNEGSRFSSERRVSLYAEETIDANQHHFFELPIPEDFSGQPVRRTRIISVAISHMPRVRRTRMEYKECGLTFRVVRAKDLQAVLQAYRRLKQGEEEPSLPESDFLPKPTVRRGGTVQCARRIHKQIDKRFERKQYFVVVTSKVPAWAPTDEAEPYALAVVIEDRSETDVRLYSQIRLQLQARARARV